GACGCTGGGGCCGGTGTTGAAACCGGCGGCTTTCAGGCCGGCGCGCATGCGCTCGGTCACATGCCACAGCTGGTCGATGCGTTCCGGCTCGTTCTTCATGATCTCGAGTGAGGCCATGGCGGCGGCCACGTTGGAGGCCGGCATCGAGGCACTGAAGATCAGCGAGCGGGCGTGGTGTTGGATGTAATGGATGATGTCGTCGTCGCCGGCGATGAAACCGCCGAGGGAGGCAAAGGACTTGCTGAAGGTGCCCATAATCAGGTCGACCTGATCGGTCAGGCCGAAGTGGGCTGCCGTGCCTCGGCCGCCACCCATCACCCCCAGGCTGTGGGCATCATCGACCATCAGGCGGGCGCCGTGCTTCCGGCAGACCGGGACCATTTTGGGCAGCGGCGCCAGGTCGCCGCCCATGCTGTACACCCCATCGACCACCACCATACGGCCGGCATTCTCGTCAATGCCCGCCAGCACCCGGTCGAGGTGCTCGAGGTCGTTGTGGTTGAACCGGCGCATCTCGCCGAGGGCCAGCATGCAGCCGTCGACGATGCTGGCGTGGTCATCCTTATCGGCGACCACTACATCGCCTTTCTGGACGAGGCAGGAGATCACCCCCAGGTTGACCTGGAAGCCGGTGCTGAACACCAGCGCCGATTCCTTGCCAACGTAGTCGGCGAGTTGAGCCTCGAGTTCCTCGTGCAAGCGCAGGTTGCCATTGAGAAACCGTGAACCGGTGCAGCTCGTGCCGAAGCGTTTGACGGCCTCAATCGAGGCCTGGCGGACCCGGGGATCGGTCGTCAGGCCGAGGTAGTTGTTGGAGCCGATCATCAGGACCCGCCGACCGTCAATCACGACCTCGGTGCCCTCGGTGTCATCCAGGACGGTGAAGTAGGGGTAGACCCCCATCGCCTTGGCGAGCTTGGCCTGAGTGAAACTCAGGCACTTCTCAAAGATATCCATGCACCTTCTCCTGTAGAGACCCGTGACCTGTGGCAGGCCTGGCGCCTGCCCCGATTGTATCCTGACCGATGGGGACTTCATTGCAAGGATAAGGCTACGGCGGGAGAATGTCAAAGGGGTCTCCTCGAGATCCTGGGGATAGGCCTCGACGGTGCTCCCGGCCCGTTGGCGCCTCGCGTTGACGATTCCCGCGAACCCGGGTATCGTGCACCGGCCCTCGGGTGACCGGGGTTGCCTGGCGCGCGTCGGTTGAACTGCGGGCGCCGGGCGTCAGCCTGTCCGCGGCCTTGAACACCCCAACCCCAGACCGGCCAGGAGACACCCCGCCATGACAGAACGCATGCTAGGCCCACTGCCCCACTGGAATCTAGAAAGCGTCTACCCAGGCCTGGAGAGCCCCGAATTCCAGCAGGCATTTCAGTCTGCCAAAGAGCAATGTGCTGGCCTCGATGATCTCCTGGAGGAGCGGAATATCCGGCGTGACGGGTGGATCCCGGGCTCGGCCAGTGATGCCGGGCAGGCGGTCGAGGCCTACCTGACGGCCGGCAACCATCTGTGGCTCCTCTACGCAACGCTGCAGGCCTATGTCTACGGGTTTGTGTCGACGGACTCATTCAACACTCTCGCCAGGCGACGCACCTCGGAGCTCGACCTGTTGGGCGTGCGAATTGAGACCCAGGAGATGCGTTTCAAGGCCTGGATGGGCACGATCGCCGAGGCCGGCCTCGATTCCCGGGCGCTGGTGGAGCACAGCCCGGCTGCTGCCGATCATGTGTTTAGCCTGGACGAGATCGTCTCGCAGAGCCGCTACCTCATGTCGGAAGCTGAGGAGACATTGGCCGCTGAACTGTCGCTCAGCGGGGGCAGCGCCTGGGAGAAGCTGCAGGCCACGGTCACTTCCCAGATCATGGTCGCCTTCGATCGGAATGGCCGCACCGAACAGCTGCCGATGAGCGTTCTGCAGAACATCGTCCGCTTTGACCCCGACGAGGATGTGCGGCGGCGGGCGTTCGAGGCAGA
This portion of the Anaerolineales bacterium genome encodes:
- a CDS encoding pyridoxal phosphate-dependent aminotransferase family protein translates to MDIFEKCLSFTQAKLAKAMGVYPYFTVLDDTEGTEVVIDGRRVLMIGSNNYLGLTTDPRVRQASIEAVKRFGTSCTGSRFLNGNLRLHEELEAQLADYVGKESALVFSTGFQVNLGVISCLVQKGDVVVADKDDHASIVDGCMLALGEMRRFNHNDLEHLDRVLAGIDENAGRMVVVDGVYSMGGDLAPLPKMVPVCRKHGARLMVDDAHSLGVMGGGRGTAAHFGLTDQVDLIMGTFSKSFASLGGFIAGDDDIIHYIQHHARSLIFSASMPASNVAAAMASLEIMKNEPERIDQLWHVTERMRAGLKAAGFNTGPSVTPVIPIIIGDVDKTITAWNLCFQRGLYTNAVIPPGVPADQCLLRTSYMATHTDEQIDRALAILCDVGRELELIA